The DNA window CCTTCCGCTTCTCTCGCAATCGATAGCTCTCACCTTTAATATTGATCGTGATGGAATGGTGGAGGAGCCGGTCGAGAATCGCCGTGGCGATCACCGGATCGCCAAACACGTCGCCCCAGGCGCCGAGGCTCTGATTGCTGGTGAGCAGGATCGAGCCCTTCTCATAGCGCCGAGAGATGAGCTGGAAGAACAGATTGGCGCCTTGCCGATCAATGGGGATATACCCGATCTCATCAATGATCAAGAGCTGGGGCTGGGCCAGCACCTTGAGCCGGTCCTCCAGCCGGTTTTCGGAGAGCGCTTTGCCGAGCGTCGCGAGGAGCCCCATGGCGGTCGTAAACAAGACGCGGTGGCCCTGTTCACAGGCCGCGATGCCCAGGGCCACGGCCAGATGCGTTTTGCCGACGCCGGGCGGCCCGAGGAACAACGCATTCTCGCCCTGCTCCAGATAGCGCCCGGTGCCGAGTTCACGGATCAGTTTCACATCAATGGAGGGCTGGACCTTAAAGTCGAACGTCTCCAGCGTCTTCTGGAACGGGAACCGCGCCATCGCCAACCGCATCGCCAGATGCTTGTCGGTCTTGGCCTGCACCTCGCGCCGCAGTACCTCCTCTAAAAAGTCGGTATAGGAGCGTTCCGCCTTGGCCGCCTGCTCCAGTAAACTCGGCAGTTCGGCGGCAACTTGATAGAGGCGCAGGCGCTGACAGTGTGCCTGGAGTCGCTCCAGTTGGGGCGTGCTCATGAGGCACCGCCCGGTTCGGCCACGGCGGCATAGAGGGCCAGATCCCGGACCATCACCTCGCCGAGGTCCCCATACCCAGGATCCCACTGGGGCGGCCGGGGCGTGGGGGCGGGTCCGCCCGCGCGCAGCAGCCCGCGATAGTGCGCCCGATCCACGACCACCGCATGGCGCGGGGACTTGGCATGCCGCGCAATGCAGACCCCGCCATGGAAGATTTCATAGTGACGACTGCTCTCCTGCACGTGGACGGTCGTGCCGACATACTCCACCGGCACAGAATAGCGGGCGGCCGCGATGGCGACGAGCGCATCGGCCGGAACGCGGCGCAGACGCACCCGTTCATAGTGATAGGGGGACCGCGAGCCCAGCGGCGTGAGCGTCTCCCGGGCGAACCGCTCGATCGGCCGCTCATGCGTCGTCCCATGGACGCGCTGATCCGCGACCGTCACCGTCCACTCCTGCAGCCAGGCGTTCAAGGCGTCCCACGACGCAAACCGGCGGCCCGCGAGGGCATTGCGCTTCACATATTTCACGCCGCTTTCTACTTTGCCCTTGGTCTGTGCCCGATACGGCTGGCAGGCCCGCGGCGTAAACCCATAGCGCCGCGCAAAATCCTCCCAGACCGGATGCCAGAGCACGCGGCCCTCGCGCCGGCCCAGGACCAGGGTCCGGGGGTTATCGTACAGACACTCCAACGGCACGCCGCCAAAATGCTGGAAGGCCCGCTCATGCCCATCGAGGAGCGCACTGAGCCGTTCATGCGGATAAGCCGACGCCCACAGTCGGCGAGAGTACCCGAGGGTGAACACAAAGATGTGGATGACTTCCAGCCGGTCGCCAATCCAGAGACGGGTTTGGCCAAAATCCACTTGGGCTTGCTGGCCCGGAGTCGTCTCAAACCGCACAGTCGCCACGGTCGCCCAGGCGCGATCGACGCGGAGCGGCTGAATCGCCCGTTGCACTTGTTGGTAGGTCCCCGCGAATCCTAACGTCTGCAGTTCCCGATGGAGCACCCGGCCGTTCCAATTCACTTCGGGGCCGCGGCGTTCCACGAATAGCCGATAGGGATCGATCTGACTGGGGCGGGGTCCCGACGGCCGCGGGCGCCAGCCCCCCAGCCGTTGCCACCGCTTCACGGTATTGCGGGCCACGCCGAGATCCCGCGCAATGGCTTTGATACGCTCGCCGCGCTGTAGTCGCGCCAGCACCTCTCGCACGCCGTCTTCTCGCAGCATCCCATCCTCCTCCGTTCGAGCCGTCTCCCGAGAAGAAGGTAGTGGGGTGCGCACTGGTTCTGCTAGCTCCATGGGTGTCCTCTCCTGGTTGTGGGGGAGGGGTCCATTTCACATGATGACAGGGGTCAATTTGGCATGATTACTGACACAAAGGACTGTACGGTCAGGTCAAGAGCGTGACGGATCCCAATGGTCAAGTCACCCTGATGGAATACGATCGAGTAGGCCGGAAGACGAAAGTTACGGCACCTGACGGGGGCATCACGAGTTTAGCTTACAATTATGGAACTGGATTCAGTGTGGGAACACAGCACGTGATGACCACGCTCTCAGGAGCTGGACTTGTTAGCCCCCTTGCCAGTTGGAACTATTTTGACGGGCTGGGCCGGTCTGTTCGAAAGGAGGCAACCGCACCGGACAACAAAATAACCGTCACCGAAATCCAATATGAGAGCCGTGGAGCCATTCGTCAAAAAAGTTTGCCGTATTTTAAGACCCTTGAGTCAGCCGCAGGCCGCTGGAGCACGAGCAGTCACGATGCGTTGGGCCGTGTCATTCGCCTGGATAGCCCGGACGGCACCAGAAGCTTGGTCTGTTTCAACGATTGGGTCACCGGCACCATCGATGCGGCTGACCATCGCAAGCGCGTGACGAAGGACGCCTATGGGCGAACCGTTCGCGTGGATGAATATCAAGGAACCTTCAGCACATGCACGACAGATGTCGGATCGCCTTATGCGACGACAGTCTATCAATATGATAACCGAGACAATCTCATCGCGGTGACCGATGCCAAAGGCAACGTCACGACGCTCACCTATGATGAGCAGAGCCGAAAAAAGAACATGCGTGATCCAGATATGGGGTACTGGATTTACGGTTATGATGCCAACGGCAATCTCACCGACCAGACGGATGCGAAGGGACAGGTTACCTGGTTTCGTTATGACGCGCTCAACCGGCAGGTGCAAAAGGACTTCACGACCCAAAAGGCGCTTGGGTCGGGCGACATTCGCTACACCTATGACGGCACAACAAACAATCGCAAGGGGCGTCTCCAACAGATTTTGGATGCCTCGGGGACAGTTGTGTTCCAGTACGACAGCATGGGGCGCGTGTTGCGGAGCGACAGAACGCTCGACGGAGTCACCTATACGACCCAGAATACTTATGATGGATTAGGACGGCTCCTGACCGTGACCTATCCCGGCACACCGGTGAAGACCATCGGTTACGCTTACAATGGTCCCGTACTGGACAAGGTGTTCGAGGGCACCACCACCTATATTCAGTACACGAACTACAATCCGCTCGGGCAAGCCGGCACGACCACCTATGGTAACGGCGTCTCGACCACGACGACCTATGCCAATGCCAACAATACCGTCTGCGGCCAGCAAAATTTCCGGCTGTGTACCCTCAAGACCACCGGACCGGGTAGTGGGGGAGGCGGGGGTGGTGGAACCAGTACTACCTACAATGCCGTGGCCGATTTTTCAGGCACCCAAGGTTTCCACGGGTGGTACTATCTGAACTCCAACGGGGGTCAGCTGACCTGGAACGGCAATTTCTGGAGCGGGTCAGACGGGTACATCAGCCTCTGGGATGACGGCGGCCATCCCGGTGACAGTACCGATCTCGTGCGACGTTGGGTGGCCCCGCAAGCAGGCAGTGTGCAGATTACGGGCAACACTTTCGATGGCGACACCGCCTGCGGGGTGGATGGGGTGCAGGTGACCATCAAGAAGAACGGGACCATCCTGTGGCAACAGACCATTGCGGCGGGTGACACCACTGGCTATAGCTTTAATCTCTCCAACACGGTTGCGGTCAGCGACCAACTCGACTTCGTCACCAATAAACTCACCACCTCCTCCTGTGACAGCACGGTGTTGAACCCCACCATCGTGCTCACGACCGCTGGCGGTGGAGGTGGCGGCAGCGGCAGTAGTACGACCTACAGTGCCGTGACGGACTTCTCCGGGGTGCAGGGGCAGCACGGCTGGTACTACCTGAGCTCAACGGGAGCCCAGCTCACCTGGAACGGCAATTTTTGGAGCGGGTCAGATGGGTATATTGGCCTCTGGGATGATGGCGGTCATCCCGGCAACAGCACCGATGCTGTTCGTCGCTGGGTGGCCCCACAGGGGGGGAGCGTTCAAATCACCGGCAATACGTTTGATGGTGATACCTCCTGTGGCGTAGATGGGGTGCAAGTGACCATCAAGAAGAACGGGACCGTCCTCTGGCAACAGACCATTGCGGCGGGCGACACCACTGGCTATAGCTTCAATCTTTCCAACACGGTTGCGGTCAATGACCAACTCGACTTTGTCACCAATAAGCTCACGACATCCTCCTGCGACAACACGGTGTTCACCCCGACCATCGTGCTGACCGCAGGTGGCAGCGGCACGACCTACCAAGACCTGCGCTATGTGTATGCCGCGAACGGCAACGTCAGCGACATCTATGACAACCTGGTCGTGGCCGGAGCCGGCGATCAGCACCTCAGTTATGACAGCCTCGATCGGTTGACCTTGGCCAACGGTCCGTATGGCACCGCGGGGGCCAATGCGTCACTCACCTATACCTATGACGAACTCGGGAATCTCACCTTGAATTCCCAGGTGGGTACCTACACCTATCCCGTGAGTGGCTCAAACAGCGTCCGCCCCCATGCCGTGACGACGGCCGGGAGCAACACGTATAGCTATGACTCCAACGGCAATCTGACCGCCGGTGCGGGCCGGTCGCTCACCTACAATCTCGAAAACAAACCACTGACGATTGCGATTGCGGGTCAAACTACGACGTTCGTGTATGACGGAGATGGCAGGCGGGTGAAGAAAACGGCAGGATCCACTGTTACCCGTTACGTCAGTAAACTCTACGAGTGTGACAATGCCAGTTGCTCACGCATGGTCTTCGCGGAGGGTCAGCGCATTGCCACTGTGGGCGCGAGTGGTTCTGTTTACTACTACCATACTGATCATCTGGGTTCGTCAAGCGTCATGACGGACAGTGTCGGTGCAAAAGTTCAAACCGTCACCTACTTTCCCTACGGCGCTATCCGCATAAACAATTCGAGTGTCTCACCGGCTGTTGATGTCCCCTACAAATATACGGGACAGGAATTCGATGCAACTACCGGGCTCTATGATTACGGAGCCAGACAGTATGATGCATCCTTAGGTCGGTTCATATCGCCTGACAGTCTAGTGCCCGAGCCGGCGAACCCTCAGTCATTGAATCGATACAGCTACGTTAAGAACAATCCGTTCCGCTATATTGATCCGACGGGGCATGAGCCAGATGATATTGGTTGTTGGTGGTGTGCCTATCAATCTGGTCTTGGCTCCATTGGAGATCCAAGTCACTCTTCATCGCAGGCACTATCGACTCTTGGAAATATTTATGCCGATGCAATCGGTCCATCTATGCATGGTGATCTTTCAGGAACAAATTTCATCAATGACCGCTTACTCGGCCTTGAGCAGAATAGGGGCGAGATGCAATGGATCGATCGGATGTTTGCACCCTATGTGACTGCCGCAGATTTGAATGCAGGGGCAGTTCTCTTGTCATTGGGAGGCTCAGCAATCAAGTCTGTCTTCGAAGGAGGATGGAACTTTTTTAGTGGATTGCTCGGATTTGGAGAGCAGCCTGCAGCGGAGAGTCTTTATCACTACGGATTTAGCAGCGACGCTGAAAGCATCATAAAAAATGGATTGCGCCCGGGAATGGATGGCAAAATCTATCTCACTACCACAGACAATCTTAGCCCCTTACAGGCTCAAATAGATCTTGCTCTCGCTCCCAACGCAGGACTCCGTGATGCCGTATTCCAGGTAGATGTGAAGATGTTACGCTCCATGGGAGTTGACATTTCACAACCAGAGCTTGTACCGAGATTATTCAACATGCCTGGTGGTGGGATTCAACATACAATCCAAGGCGCCAATGTTCCGGCGACTGCTATCCAGAGGATCCGATGACCGCGATTGAGATGTTGGAGTGGCTTGAGGAAATGTGGAGTAACAGTCCCGCCCCTGATTCAGGCGAACAATCGTATCGCCATTTGCAATTCCACGTTGAACGGATTGTCAAAAGTCAACGAGAGCCTCTTGTGATTGCGCTACGAAAGTGGATATCACTGCGATCTGAGCCAAGGACGATGGTTGCGGCGGATCTGGCTGCAGATTTCCATTTATCTGAACTTCGACCAGACTTATTTGCGCTTCTTGACGATATCGAGGGAGGGCGGACAAAATTTTTGCCGGGGCTCAAATCACACTATGGAAATCTCGTTGCCGGATGCCTTTCCCGGATTTAATGGCAAAAAACAAATGGGTGATCGAAGGAGTCGAAGTAAGAGCGAGCATAAAATGATGCCCCTGGTTCCGCTTATGCTGCGGCAGAGAATTTTTCAGGTATGCCATGGACGCCCGGGCGTATTGCCATGGGATTCAGCTCGATTGTATTCGACCGAGCAAGCCCGTCGAGAACGGATTCATCGATGAGTGTCTAAACGTGGAAGTGCTCTTCACATTTGAAGATGCACGGGAGAAGTTAGCGCGATGGCAGGAGGACTACAATCATCTACGTCCCCCCAGCGCGTCATGGGGCCGCTCCTCGTTGTAACTCTGCAACCATTCCGCGGTGATCTCCCGGACCTGATCGAGTGACTCGAACACATAGGCATTGAGGACTTCGGTGCGGTATGTTCGATTGAACCGCTCGATGAAGGCATTCTGATCCGGTTTTCCGGGTTGGATGTACCGCAGCTCCATCCCGCGGTCGGCACACCAGGTCATAATGCGCTCTGCGATGAGTTCCGGGCCATTGTCGAGCCGAATGTTTGAACGAGCACTGGTTTCTGACGCTACAAGAAGCCCAGCTTGTGATTGAAGCCTGGCGACGAGAGTACAATGAAGAGCGGACGCACAGTGCCATCGGGAATCTGACACCTATGGAGTTCATCAACCACCATCACAACCAGCCCCAGCCTGCACAGGAGTCAACTTCGTTGGCCGTGGTGTAACAAACGGGGGAAGCAACTGTCTTTGATGTCAAGCATGTTGCACTAGTGGTTCCGCCCGCCATGGGGTCCGATGTTTCACCATCGCATTGAGTATCGTCACCAACTTGCGCATGCAGGCGGTCAACGCGACCTTCTTGGCTTTGCCTGCACGACACAGGCGGTGATAGAAGGCTTTGATCACCGAGTTATAGCGGGTGGCGACCAAGGCCCCCATGTACAGCACCGCCCGGACGTGCGCACGGCCACCCCAGACCGTACGTTTCCCGCGCAGGGTCCCACTATCCCGGTTAAGTGGCGCCACACCGGCCAGCGCGGCAATTTGCTTGCTGGTCAAGGCCCCGAGCTCTGGCAGTTTAGCCAACAAGGTCGTGGTCAACACGGGCCCCACGCCCGGCACACGCCGCAATAGGTCGTCTTTCTCACGCCAGACAGGACTGTTCTGAATGGCCTGTGTCAACTGGACATCCGTCTGTCCGAGTTCTCGTTTCAGCCAGGCGATGTGGGTTGTGAGGCTCTGACGGATCGCCGTCCGGGCTCCACCGAGGCGATTCTTTTCCGCCGTCAACATCTCGATGAGTTGCCGCCGCCGCGCCAGGATTGCCGCCAAGGCCACGCTCTGCTCGTCAGGCAACGGCCGTGGTGCCGGCCGCATCACCTCCGCAAAGCGTGCCAAGAGGTGGGCATCCAGCCTATCCGTCTTGGCCAGCTTCCCGGCGGCTTTCGCAAAATCTCGCACCTGACGGGGGGCACGACCACGACCGGCAAGCCCGCGGCAGCCAGGGCCCCGGTGAGCGGCAGTTCCAGTCCACCAGTCGCCTCCAGCACAATCAGCGTGGGCGCCAGGGGTTGCAGGTACTTAACGACCTGCACAATCCCCGTCTCATCATGTGGCAGCCCGAGGGATCCCTTGGGGCGTACGGCCACGTCCAACTGAGCCTTGGAGACATCAATACCAACACACACCAGTGGCTTCATGGGACTGTCCTCCCTTGTGGCCCGTCCTTGCATAATGCGGGCTCTGTGGCCCACGCAACTGTTCGGGCTCATGGATGGGCAGGGCGCGATGACCCCGCTTCCCCGCGGTCTTCATAAACCTTGGTCACGTCGGTCTATCGCGCCCCAGAGAACGATAAAAGACATCTTTGAGGAAACGGGAATAAGATACAAGGTCTCACCACGACCAGCGGTTGGCGCAGGCGAACCGGAAGCCGCTTCTTGGTCCACCGTGGCAAATTCAGCCGCAACTGACAGTACACCCGCCAGAGGCGCTTATGGTTCCAGGGACGCCCATCCAGCCGGAGTCGATCACAACATTTCCAGAACCCCCCACCGACTCTTGGCCGCGACCAGGGTCGTGAGGGCCGCGGTGACTGGCGCATCCCGCCGCGCCCAATCCACGAGCGGCCGATAGTATGTGGTTCGATTCAATCCCACGGCACGACAGGCCCGCTGAATCGGAAGGCCATTGACCGTCACCAGATGCGTGACGACCTCCCGCCGTTCAGCAGGCCTTAGAGCTTTTTTGCGATGACATCCTTCAGGGCCAGATTCTCTAACGACAGGTCGGCATACATCCGTTTGAGCCGACTGTTTTCGTGCTCCAGATCTTTGAGCCGCTTCACATCGGAGGCCTCCAGCCCACCGTACTTCGCTTTTCACTTGTAGTACGTGGCGGAGCTGATGCCGTAGTGCCGCCAGATCTCATGAACCGGGCGTCCGGCGTCGGCCTCTTTCAGAATCGACACAATCTGCGTTTCGGTGAACTTCGACTGGCGCATCGGAACCTCCTGGCTAGGGTGACGATTGTGCCAGAAAGTTCTCTTTACTGAGTGTCGTGATTTACGGGGAGCTTACATAGTACCCGCCCAACTCGGCCGCGAACTTCCTGTTCCCATCTTTTGAAAATCTTCACGGCGGCTCCTTCAGGGCCAATCTCCCTCCTTTTG is part of the Nitrospira sp. ND1 genome and encodes:
- a CDS encoding integrase core domain-containing protein, with the protein product MDARAYCHGIQLDCIRPSKPVENGFIDECLNVEVLFTFEDAREKLARWQEDYNHLRPPSASWGRSSL
- the istA gene encoding IS21 family transposase — protein: MLREDGVREVLARLQRGERIKAIARDLGVARNTVKRWQRLGGWRPRPSGPRPSQIDPYRLFVERRGPEVNWNGRVLHRELQTLGFAGTYQQVQRAIQPLRVDRAWATVATVRFETTPGQQAQVDFGQTRLWIGDRLEVIHIFVFTLGYSRRLWASAYPHERLSALLDGHERAFQHFGGVPLECLYDNPRTLVLGRREGRVLWHPVWEDFARRYGFTPRACQPYRAQTKGKVESGVKYVKRNALAGRRFASWDALNAWLQEWTVTVADQRVHGTTHERPIERFARETLTPLGSRSPYHYERVRLRRVPADALVAIAAARYSVPVEYVGTTVHVQESSRHYEIFHGGVCIARHAKSPRHAVVVDRAHYRGLLRAGGPAPTPRPPQWDPGYGDLGEVMVRDLALYAAVAEPGGAS
- a CDS encoding integrase core domain-containing protein is translated as MNEHWFLTLQEAQLVIEAWRREYNEERTHSAIGNLTPMEFINHHHNQPQPAQESTSLAVV
- a CDS encoding RHS repeat domain-containing protein; this translates as MTTLSGAGLVSPLASWNYFDGLGRSVRKEATAPDNKITVTEIQYESRGAIRQKSLPYFKTLESAAGRWSTSSHDALGRVIRLDSPDGTRSLVCFNDWVTGTIDAADHRKRVTKDAYGRTVRVDEYQGTFSTCTTDVGSPYATTVYQYDNRDNLIAVTDAKGNVTTLTYDEQSRKKNMRDPDMGYWIYGYDANGNLTDQTDAKGQVTWFRYDALNRQVQKDFTTQKALGSGDIRYTYDGTTNNRKGRLQQILDASGTVVFQYDSMGRVLRSDRTLDGVTYTTQNTYDGLGRLLTVTYPGTPVKTIGYAYNGPVLDKVFEGTTTYIQYTNYNPLGQAGTTTYGNGVSTTTTYANANNTVCGQQNFRLCTLKTTGPGSGGGGGGGTSTTYNAVADFSGTQGFHGWYYLNSNGGQLTWNGNFWSGSDGYISLWDDGGHPGDSTDLVRRWVAPQAGSVQITGNTFDGDTACGVDGVQVTIKKNGTILWQQTIAAGDTTGYSFNLSNTVAVSDQLDFVTNKLTTSSCDSTVLNPTIVLTTAGGGGGGSGSSTTYSAVTDFSGVQGQHGWYYLSSTGAQLTWNGNFWSGSDGYIGLWDDGGHPGNSTDAVRRWVAPQGGSVQITGNTFDGDTSCGVDGVQVTIKKNGTVLWQQTIAAGDTTGYSFNLSNTVAVNDQLDFVTNKLTTSSCDNTVFTPTIVLTAGGSGTTYQDLRYVYAANGNVSDIYDNLVVAGAGDQHLSYDSLDRLTLANGPYGTAGANASLTYTYDELGNLTLNSQVGTYTYPVSGSNSVRPHAVTTAGSNTYSYDSNGNLTAGAGRSLTYNLENKPLTIAIAGQTTTFVYDGDGRRVKKTAGSTVTRYVSKLYECDNASCSRMVFAEGQRIATVGASGSVYYYHTDHLGSSSVMTDSVGAKVQTVTYFPYGAIRINNSSVSPAVDVPYKYTGQEFDATTGLYDYGARQYDASLGRFISPDSLVPEPANPQSLNRYSYVKNNPFRYIDPTGHEPDDIGCWWCAYQSGLGSIGDPSHSSSQALSTLGNIYADAIGPSMHGDLSGTNFINDRLLGLEQNRGEMQWIDRMFAPYVTAADLNAGAVLLSLGGSAIKSVFEGGWNFFSGLLGFGEQPAAESLYHYGFSSDAESIIKNGLRPGMDGKIYLTTTDNLSPLQAQIDLALAPNAGLRDAVFQVDVKMLRSMGVDISQPELVPRLFNMPGGGIQHTIQGANVPATAIQRIR
- the istB gene encoding IS21-like element helper ATPase IstB encodes the protein MSTPQLERLQAHCQRLRLYQVAAELPSLLEQAAKAERSYTDFLEEVLRREVQAKTDKHLAMRLAMARFPFQKTLETFDFKVQPSIDVKLIRELGTGRYLEQGENALFLGPPGVGKTHLAVALGIAACEQGHRVLFTTAMGLLATLGKALSENRLEDRLKVLAQPQLLIIDEIGYIPIDRQGANLFFQLISRRYEKGSILLTSNQSLGAWGDVFGDPVIATAILDRLLHHSITINIKGESYRLREKRKAGLFKSPVGAAAQSES